The following proteins are encoded in a genomic region of Cryptomeria japonica chromosome 11, Sugi_1.0, whole genome shotgun sequence:
- the LOC131053389 gene encoding uncharacterized protein LOC131053389, translated as MEVLRRHLQSKEERKKRKRQKKLDKEIAVLKQEVRRWNLEFEEMKKGLEALEEDFEDAKEDFKDEYFKEEVSCPLEGQECKVQQQEDEEPSDEKVKDVETKMEDKDVDEERKDSILEGL; from the coding sequence ATGGAAGTGTTAAGAAGACATTTGCAATCAAAGGaggaaaggaaaaagagaaagaggcaaaagaaacttGATAAAGAGATAGCAGTATTGAAGCAAGAAGTGAGAAGATGGAACTTGGAATTTGAAGAGATGAAAAAAGGACTTGAGGCTttagaagaagattttgaagatgcAAAAGAAGACTTCAAGGATGAATATTTTAAGGAAGAAGTAAGTTGTCCATTGGAAGGGCAAGAGTGCAAGGTGCAACAACAAGAAGATGAGGAACCTAGTGATGAAAAGGTTAAAGATGTTGAAACAAAGATGGAAGACAAAGATGTTGATGAGGAAAGAAAGGATTCAATTCTTGAAGGGCTTTAG